A genomic stretch from Carassius auratus strain Wakin chromosome 35, ASM336829v1, whole genome shotgun sequence includes:
- the LOC113054159 gene encoding oxysterol-binding protein 2-like encodes MTELVVRTLPSPSGVQGPGPDTYKGWLFKWTNYLKGYQRRWFVLSNGLLSYYRTQAEMAHTCRGTISLAAVHIEVGDTCHFVLTSGGRSYHLKAYSEGECQRWVSALQQAKAYATQMMPHSDDSGDEGPLAQPDRALVQGALKTLASKLEDLSTCNELIGKHGAALQRSLSELEDLRAPSDGADKLKSVNERATLLRITSNAMINACQDFVDLAEAHSRRWQRALQYEREQRHHLEETIEQLAKQHNSLERAWRESPSTHDKGAEGTLEGESSEENEDIEFFDAMEDSPAFITVPADDHSQHRHLSSNQNVTSGSLSRNWSQDDNNGSGSYLRRGRRCRIPDKPNYSLNLWSIMKNCIGKELSKIPMPVNFNEPLSMLQRLTEDLEYSELLDRAARCDSSLEQMCLVAAFSVSSYSTTVHRTGKPFNPLLGETYELDRVEEYGYRSICEQISHHPPAAAHHVISQRGWTLWQEITIDSKFRGKYISIMPLGNIHLKFHSSGNHYVWSKVTSTVHNIIVGKLWIDQSGDIIIMNHRNKDKCHLKFSPYSYFSRDVPRKVTGVVMDAEACTHYILSGTWDDKMESAKIIESSHGSGGSEGKQKTVYQTLPPKLMWKKYPLPENAENMHYFSSLALTLNEPEDGVAPTDSRLRPDQRLMEAGLWDEANTEKQRLEERQRLERRKREAQANLALEEGKEAESYQPLWFEKRTDTETGESSYVYKGGYWEAKDRQDWSQCPAIF; translated from the exons GACTCAAGCAGAAATGGCACACACCTGCCGAGGCACGATTAGCTTGGCGGCGGTGCACATAGAGGTGGGCGACACCTGTCACTTTGTGCTGACGAGTGGGGGGCGGAGCTACCACCTGAAGGCGTATTCAGAGGGCGAGTGTCAGCGCTGGGTCTCTGCTCTGCAGCAGGCCAAAGCATACGCCACTCAAATGATGCCCCATTCAG ACGACTCTGGAGACGAGGGTCCACTAGCCCAGCCGGACCGTGCTCTGGTCCAAGGGGCGCTCAAGACTCTGGCCAGCAAGCTTGAAGACCTCAGCACCTGCAACGAGCTGATCGGGAAGCACGGCGCGGCCCTCCAGCGCTCCCTCAGTGAACTGGAGGACCTGCGGGCCCCCAGCGACGGCGCAGATAAACTGAAATCCGTCAACGAGCGAGCCACTCTCCTCCGCATCACTTCCAATGCTATGATCAAT GCCTGCCAGGACTTTGTGGATCTAGCGGAGGCACACAGCCGGCGGTGGCAGCGCGCGCTGCAGTATGAGCGGGAACAGCGCCACCACCTGGAGGAGACTATCGAGCAGCTAGCCAAACAACACAACAGTCTGGAGAGAGCCTGGAGAGAATCGCCCAGCACACACGATA AAGGTGCAGAGGGGACACTGGAGGGAGAATCCAGTGAAGAGAATGAAGACATAGAGTTCTTTGATGCCATGGAAGATTCTCCGGCCTTCATCACAGTACCTGCAGACGATCACTCACAACACAG acACTTGAGCAGTAATCAGAACGTGACCAGTGGAAGTTTATCCAGAAATTGGAGCCAGGATGACAAT AACGGTTCTGGTAGCTACTTGCGCAGGGGCAGACGCTGTCGTATCCCAGATAAGCCCAACTACTCCCTGAACCTGTGGAGCATCATGAAGAATTGCATTGGAAAGGAGCTCTCTAAAATCCCCATGCCT GTGAACTTTAACGAGCCGTTATCAATGCTGCAGCGCTTGACAGAGGATCTTGAATACAGCGAGCTCCTGGACCGGGCGGCACGCTGTGACTCCTCTCTGGAGCAGATGTGTCTGGTGGCTGCCTTCTCCGTTTCGTCCTATTCAACCACCGTCCACCGCACAGGGAAACCCTTCAACCCCCTGCTGGGAGAGACCTATGAGCTGGACCGTGTGGAGGAGTACGGATACCGCTCCATCTGTGAACAG ATAAGTCATCACCCTCCGGCGGCTGCCCACCATGTGATATCACAGCGAGGCTGGACCCTGTGGCAGGAGATCACCATCGACAGCAAGTTTCGTGGCAAATACATCTCCATCATGCCGCTAG GCAACATTCACCTGAAGTTCCACTCCAGTGGGAATCATTATGTGTGGAGTAAGGTGACCTCCACTGTGCACAATATAATCGTGGGCAAACTATGGATAGATCAA TCTGGGGACATTATAATCATGAACCACAGGAACAAGGACAAATGCCACCTCAAGTTCTCCCCATACAGCTATTTCTCCAGGGATGTTCCCCGCAAG GTAACAGGCGTTGTGATGGATGCTGAAGCCTGCACCCACTACATTCTCTCCGGAACGTGGGATGATAAAATGGAAAGTGCAAAGATCATAGAAAGCAGCCACGGCTCTGGAGGATCTGAAGGCAAACAGAAAACTGTCTATCAGACTCTACCTCCAAAACTAATGTGGAAGAAATACCCTCTGCC TGAGAATGCAGAGAACATGCATTACTTCTCTTCTTTGGCTTTGACTCTGAATGAGCCGGAAGATGGCGTTGCCCCAACAGACAGCCGCTTACGGCCCGACCAGCGGCTGATGGAGGCGGGCTTGTGGGATGAAGCTAATACTGAGAAACAGCGTCTGGAGGAGCGTCAGAGACtggagaggaggaagagagaggCGCAGGCCAACCTAGCACTAGAAGAGG GTAAGGAGGCCGAGAGCTACCAGCCCTTGTGGTTTGAGAAAAGGACTGATACAGAGACGGGTGAGAGCAGCTACGTGTATAAAGGAGGCTACTGGGAGGCCAAAGACAGACAGGACTGGAGTCAGTGCCCTGCCATCTTCTGA